In one Xylanibacillus composti genomic region, the following are encoded:
- the pstC gene encoding phosphate ABC transporter permease subunit PstC: MNNNLGVKEQIQQNLQKRNKRLMEKAVPALLFTAAFISVLTTIGIVLTLVFDTMQFFRHVPFWEFFTSTKLSPLSREPSFGILPLINGTIISSLIAMCVAIPIGLTSAIYLSEYASERVRKLVKPMMEVLAGIPTIVYGFFAYSFVTPLLAYIIPDLGAKNVLSPGIVMGIMIIPLVASLSEDAMSSVPNSMREGALALGATRLEVTMKVIIPAAISGIIASFVLAVSRAIGETMIVTIASGSSKNFTFDITESMQTMTAYIVEFTSGDAGSGTVGYYSLYAVGFTLFVFTLVMNLIAQYISRKFREAY, from the coding sequence GTGAACAATAACTTGGGTGTTAAGGAACAGATCCAGCAAAATTTGCAGAAGCGAAATAAGCGACTGATGGAAAAAGCGGTACCTGCACTGCTCTTTACAGCAGCGTTCATTTCTGTGCTAACAACAATAGGCATAGTCTTAACGTTGGTTTTTGACACCATGCAGTTTTTCAGGCATGTGCCCTTTTGGGAATTTTTCACCAGCACGAAATTGTCTCCGCTGAGCAGGGAACCCTCTTTTGGTATTTTGCCATTGATTAACGGAACGATTATCTCTTCCTTGATCGCCATGTGTGTAGCCATTCCTATTGGCTTGACATCAGCTATTTACTTGAGCGAGTACGCATCGGAGCGGGTTCGGAAGTTGGTTAAGCCGATGATGGAAGTGCTCGCAGGCATTCCGACGATTGTTTACGGTTTTTTTGCCTATTCCTTTGTTACGCCACTGCTGGCTTACATTATTCCTGATCTGGGAGCAAAGAACGTGCTTAGCCCGGGGATTGTCATGGGAATTATGATCATTCCTCTGGTTGCTTCCTTGTCGGAGGATGCCATGAGCTCGGTGCCGAATTCGATGCGCGAAGGCGCGCTCGCATTAGGAGCCACCAGACTGGAAGTCACGATGAAGGTCATTATTCCAGCAGCGATATCCGGCATAATCGCGTCGTTCGTGTTAGCCGTATCCAGAGCAATTGGTGAAACGATGATTGTGACGATAGCAAGTGGCAGTTCGAAGAACTTCACTTTTGACATAACGGAATCCATGCAGACGATGACTGCTTATATTGTCGAATTTACGAGCGGCGATGCAGGAAGCGGCACCGTGGGCTATTATAGCTTGTATGCCGTAGGATTTACGCTGTTCGTCTTTACGCTTGTCATGAATTTGATCGCGCAATACATCTCTCGCAAGTTTAGGGAGGCATATTAA